From the genome of Miscanthus floridulus cultivar M001 chromosome 10, ASM1932011v1, whole genome shotgun sequence, one region includes:
- the LOC136487645 gene encoding uncharacterized protein — translation MTEEESGVRRWLVDISSWRPSPDQFDAAAALLPPHERPAIARFVREDDRKRALVSRLLQYSLVHHLLRISFHQINIRRTAEGKPYLQNNCSDFPNFNFSTSHQGDYVGIVSEPLCLVGLDIVSVSEPQGETAAEFVSNFSSYLTDHEWNCIVGAGTPRDVLTEFYRYWCLKEAFVKAVGAGVGFGFHRLEFHHEGWTNICICIDGEVSKKWRFWLFKLDETHLASIAKGDPEDAINTFKKTLSCVTIAEKQLSSALDSPEEAFTLRTVEELTQSQE, via the exons ATGACGGAGGAGGAGAGCGGGGTGCGGCGGTGGCTTGTCGACATCAGCAGCTGGCGGCCTTCCCCCGACCAGTTCGACGCTGCAGCCGCCCTCCTCCCGCCGCACGAGCGCCCCGCCATCGCCAG GTTCGTGAGAGAGGACGACAGGAAGCGGGCGCTCGTCAGTCGTCTGCTGCAGTACTCGCTCGTGCACCATCTTCTCCGCATCTCGTTCCACCAGATCAACATACGCCGCACAGCCGAGGGGAAACCTTACCTT CAGAATAATTGTTCAGACTTCCCGAATTTCAACTTCAGCACCTCGCACCAGGGGGACTACGTTGGCATTGTATCGGAACCACTTTGCCTTGTTGGCCTTGACATTGTGTCTGTTTCTGAGCCCCAGGGAGAAACCGCTGCCGAGTTCGTCAGCAACTTCTCTTCGTACCTTACTGACCATGAGTGGAACTGCATCGTTGGTGCTGGCACTCCCAGGGACGTGCTGACAGAGTTCTACAG GTATTGGTGTCTGAAAGAAGCATTTGTTAAAGCAGTAGGTGCTGGCGTTGGGTTTGGGTTTCATCGACTGGAATTCCACCATGAAGGCTGGACTAACATTTGTATTTGTATTGATGGAGAAGTGTCTAAGAAATGGAGATTCTGGCTTTTCAAACTTGATGAAACACACTTG GCATCTATAGCAAAAGGGGATCCAGAGGATGCTATAAACACCTTCAAGAAAACATTGTCCTGTGTGACTATTGCAGAGAAACAGTTATCTTCTGCACTAGATAGTCCAGAAGAAGCTTTCACTTTGCGGACAGTGGAAGAACTTACACAATCACAGGAGTAA